One segment of Antennarius striatus isolate MH-2024 chromosome 5, ASM4005453v1, whole genome shotgun sequence DNA contains the following:
- the LOC137595594 gene encoding protein kinase C delta type-like, with protein MAPFLRISFNAYDVGALPSLSDGLICAIKMKESINTERGKTLIQRKPTMYPAWKSTFDAHIYEGRVLEVVLMQNTEEALAKATVGVSVLAERCKSKPNGRAEFWVDLHPSGKVQMAVQFFLEDSDAVASKPSVRVIPEDGVTTLNRRRGAFKQPKIHIIKNHEFRAVFFNQPTFCSVCREFLWGLNKQGYKCKQCNAAIHKKCIEMIIGRCTGTAANSRDTVFQKERFKIDMPHRFKYYNYRSPTFCDHCGSLLWGLFRQGLKCEDCGMNVHSYCEKKVANLCGINQKLLAEALSQVSQKSIKKPDDSNTADIGIYQDIHNATTDPSANGKIKAPERPHPTPAAPTVTRIHLTVNHLVFHKVLGKGSFGKVLLAELKGKGQFFAVKVLKKDVVLMDDDVECTMVEKRVLSLAWENPFLTHLYSTFQSKEHLFFVMEYLNGGDLMFHIQDKGRFDIVRATFYAAEIIVGLQFLHSKGIIYRDLKLDNVMLDKDGHIKIADFGMCKENVFGDARATTFCGTPDYIAPEILLGQKYTFSVDWWSFGVLVYEMLIGQSPFQGDDEDELFESIRTETPLYPRSITKDSKSLIELLFERDPSRRLGVVGDIRAHPFFKSINWTALEKREVEPPFKPKVKSPSDCSNFDREFLSEKPKLSHTDKNLIESMDQAAFAGFSFINPKLENIISK; from the exons ATGGCACCCTTTCTGCGTATTAGCTTCAATGCTTATGACGTGGGTGCACTGCCATCTCTGTCTGATGGTCTCATCTGTGCCATCAAGATGAAGGAGTCCATCAATACAG AGCGAGGGAAGACCTTGATCCAGAGGAAGCCCACCATGTACCCAGCCTGGAAATCCACTTTTGATGCTCATATCTATGAGGGCCGTGTCCTGGAGGTGGTcctcatgcagaacactgaggAAGCTCTGGCCAAGGCCACCGTTGGTGTGTCTGTACTGGCCGAACGATGCAAGTCCAAACCCAACGGTCGTGCAGAGTTCTGGGTGGATCTTCATCCTTCAGGGAAGGTCCAGATGGCTGTGCAGTTCTTCCTGGAGGACAGTGATGCAG tgGCAAGTAAACCATCAGTTAGGGTGATTCCTGAGGATGGAGTTACGACTCTCAACCGGAGGAGAGGAGCATTCAAGCAGCCCAAAATTCACATCATCAAGAATCACGAGTTCAGAGCCGTCTTCTTCAACCAGCCCACCTTCTGCTCTGTCTGCAGAGAGTTCCTGTG GGGACTGAACAAGCAAGGCTACAAGTGCAAAC AATGCAATGCGGCAATCCACAAGAAATGTATTGAAATGATCATTGGCAGATGCACTGGAACTGCAGCCAACAGTCGTGACACTGTG TTCCAGAAAGAGCGATTTAAGATCGATATGCCACATCGCTTCAAATACTACAACTACAGGAGCCCCACATTCTGTGATCACTGTGGTAGCCTGCTGTGGGGTCTCTTCCGACAGGGCCTGAAATGTGAAG ACTGTGGCATGAACGTCCACAGCTACTGTGAGAAGAAAGTGGCTAATCTGTGTGGAATCAACCAAAAACTACTAGCAGAGGCTCTATCTCAAGTTTCCCAG AAATCTATCAAAAAACCTGACGACTCCAACACAGCAGATATTGGAATCTACCAAGACATCCATAATGCAACAACGGACCCTAGTG CAAATGGCAAGATCAAGGCACCTGAGAGACCACATCCTACCCCGGCTGCACCCACAGTTACCCGTATTCACCTCACCGTCAACCACCTGGTGTTCCACAAAGTACTGGGGAAAGGCAGCTTTGGCAAG GTGCTGCTGGCAGAGCTGAAGGGGAAGGGACAGTTCTTTGCTGTGAAGGTCCTGAAGAAAGATGTGGTCCTCATGGACGATGATGTGGAGTGCACCATGGTGGAAAAGAGAGTCCTGTCCCTTGCCTGGGAGAACCCCTTCCTCACTCACCTCTATTCCACATTCCAGTCAAAA GAGCACCTCTTCTTTGTGATGGAGTACCTCAACGGAGGAGACTTGATGTTCCACATCCAAGACAAAGGCCGCTTCGATATCGTCAGAGCCAC GTTCTACGCTGCTGAGATAATCGTGGGATTACAGTTCCTCCACTCAAAAGGAATTATATACAG AGACCTGAAGCTTGACAATGTGATGCTGGACAAGGACGGACACATAAAGATAGCGGACTTTGGCATGTGCAAAGAGAATGTGTTTGGAGACGCCAGAGCCACCACGTTTTGTGGGACACCAGATTATATTGCACCAGAG ATTCTGCTTGGACAGAAGTACACTTTCTCTGTAGACTGGTGGTCTTTTGGTGTACTCGTGTATGAGATGTTGATTGGGCAGTCACCATTCCAAGGCGACGATGAGGATGAGTTGTTTGAGTCCATCAGGACGGAAACACCTCTCTACCCTCGGTCGATTACCAAGGATTCAAAGAGCTTGATAGAACTG TTGTTTGAGCGAGATCCCAGTCGCAGGCTGGGAGTGGTGGGAGACATCCGTGCGCATCCGTTCTTCAAGTCCATCAACTGGACAGCGCTGGAGAAAAGAGAAGTAGAGCCTCCCTTCAAGCCAAAAGTG AAATCCCCGAGCGACTGCAGCAACTTTGACAGAGAGTTCCTGAGTGAGAAGCCAAAGCTCTCCCACACCGACAAGAATCTCATCGAGTCCATGGACCAGGCAGCATTTGCTGGGTTTTCCTTCATCAACCCCAAACTGGAAAACATAATAAGcaaatga